One Pelodiscus sinensis isolate JC-2024 chromosome 24, ASM4963464v1, whole genome shotgun sequence DNA segment encodes these proteins:
- the ZBTB32 gene encoding zinc finger and BTB domain-containing protein 32 isoform X2: MTRRVGLHSPSHPELLLHRASELRRARALCDTLVRVGQQDFPAHSLVLASASRTLARLLLPQGPSKLCSLDFLTPTTFQHALDFAYSGSLEVAAEELASLLATARVLEMEELEQACLRVLGTGGHDGTGVGNRAGGHGVVATGDKAGGHDGAVIGDRAGGHDGVAIGDGTGSHDGVAIGDRADGHDGAAGHDGVGDQDSRKETVDGMPQMQSLVTSPVGETVVPGNQELVLLADGPCLGLARPDSQGSQLQDGGLAPSWVLFEQYSHKPRGSVIAATARPLPQERCAHPWPPEALWGPDGVVTGYQPCPPLLSYQLRTLPSPLGDLGPGHMALSASVGFHGYVRPVPCRLETGKPGTPAGMAGREKQLDNQRLLAAPAKSSDHDVCPPRRPDALRLPRLCHPRPQPPPRPPCWTQQSGDSDLPPLSTAPPGEPAATEPPTLYLMCSPRAVPASAWSYICQLCQRRFPSQPALRKHGRSHMGQRLAQAEFCARGFQARLRGPRRVPLDEKPYECGECSKRFTLKHQMETHYRVHTGEKPFQCKLCPQRSRDYSAMIKHLRTHGGAAPYRCTLCCQFCPSLAAMQKHMKGHCPEELPSDWTIETTYLYSCSTSS, translated from the exons ATGACGCGGCGGGTTGGGCTGCATAGCCCCTCGcacccagagctgctgctgcaccGGGCCAGTGAGCTGAGGCGTGCGCGGGCCCTGTGTGACACACTGGTGCGTGTGGGCCAGCAGGACTTCCCAGCCCACAGCTTGGTGCTGGCCAGTGCCAGCCGCACCCTGGCCcggctcctcctgccacagggccCCAGCAAGCTCTGCAGCCTGGACTTCCTCACACCCACCACCTTCCAGCACGCCTTGGACTTCGCCTATTCCGGCAGCCTGGAAGTGGCGGCCGAGGAGCTTGCCAGTCTCCTGGCCACTGCCCGGGTCCTGGAGAtggaggagctggagcaggcaTGTCTCAGGGTGCTGGGAACTGGAGGTCACGATGGGACAGGTGTTGGCAACAGGGCTGGTGGCCATGGTGTGGTTGCCACTGGTGACAAGGCTGGTGGCCACGATGGGGCTGTCATCGGTGACAGGGCTGGTGGCCATGATGGGGTTGCCATTGGTGACGGAACTGGCAGTCATGACGGGGTTGCCATCGGCGATAGAGCTGATGGCCATGATGGGGCTGCAGGCCATGATGGGGTGGGTGACCAAGACTCAAGGAAGGAGACAGTGGATGGGATGCCCCAGATGCAGTCTTTGGTCACCAGCCCTGTTGGCGAGACTGTAGTGCCAGGCAATCAGGAGCTAGTTTTATTGGCTGATGGGCCCTGCCTTGGCCTGGCTAGGCCAGACAGCCAGGGGAGCCAACTCCAAGATGGCGGCTTGGCACCCAGCTGGGTTCTGTTTGAACAATACTCCCACAAACCGCGGGGAAGCGTCATTGCAGCCACAGCCCGGCCTCTACCTCAGGAACGCTGCGCCCATCCCTGGCCACCGGAGGCGCTCTGGGGGCCAGATGGGGTGGTCACTGgctaccagccctgcccaccaTTGCTCAGCTACCAGCTGCGGACACTGCCTTCCCCCTTGGGTGACCTGGGGCCTGGGCACATGGCCCTTTCGGCGTCGGTGGGATTCCATGGCTACGTCCGACCCGTCCCCTGCAGGCTGGAAACGGggaagccaggcacccccgctggGATGGCGGGCAGGGAGAAGCAACTGGACAACCAGAG GCTGCTGGCGGCTCCGGCCAAGAGCTCCGACCACGACGTCTGTCCCCCGAGGCGCCCGGACGCCCTGCGCCTCCCACGGCTCTGCCACCCAC ggccccagccacccccccgccCTCCATGCTGGACTCAGCAAAGCGGTGACAGTGACCTGCCGCCCCTGAGCACAGCGCCCCCAGGAG agccagctgccacGGAGCCACCCACCCTGTACCTGATGTGCAGCCCCCGGGCCGTGCCGGCCAGTGCCTGGAGCTACATCTGCCAGCTGTGCCAGCGgcggttccccagccagcccgcgcTGCGCAAACATGGCCGCAGCCACATGG GCCAGCGACTGGCGCAGGCGGAGTTCTGTGCCCGCGGGTTCCAGGCCAGGCTGCGGGGGCCCCGGCGGGTGCCTCTGGACGAGAAGCCCTATGAGTGTGGCGAGTGCAGCAAGCGCTTCACCCTCAAGCACCAGATGGAGACACACTATCGAGTGCACACAG GCGAGAAGCCGTTCCAGTGCAAGCTTTGTCCCCAGCGCTCCCGTGACTACTCTGCCATGATCAAGCACCTGCGGACCCACGGCGGCGCCGCCCCCTATCGCTGCACCCTCTGCTGCCAGTTCTGCCCCAGCTTGGCCGCTATGCAGAAGCACATGAAGGGCCACTGCCCCGAGGAGCTGCCCTCAGACTGGACGATTGAGACCACCTACCTCtactcctgctccacctcctcctga
- the ZBTB32 gene encoding zinc finger and BTB domain-containing protein 32 isoform X3, producing MTRRVGLHSPSHPELLLHRASELRRARALCDTLVRVGQQDFPAHSLVLASASRTLARLLLPQGPSKLCSLDFLTPTTFQHALDFAYSGSLEVAAEELASLLATARVLEMEELEQACLRVLGTGGHDGTGVGNRAGGHGVVATGDKAGGHDGAVIGDRAGGHDGVAIGDGTGSHDGVAIGDRADGHDGAAGHDGVGDQDSRKETVDGMPQMQSLVTSPVGETVVPGNQELVLLADGPCLGLARPDSQGSQLQDGGLAPSWVLFEQYSHKPRGSVIAATARPLPQERCAHPWPPEALWGPDGVVTGYQPCPPLLSYQLRTLPSPLGDLGPGHMALSASVGFHGYVRPVPCRLETGKPGTPAGMAGREKQLDNQRATCSPLLSQFQNQRGCASVWLSWHPDKCSQAIPKGCSHFFAEPVSQLRLLAAPAKSSDHDVCPPRRPDALRLPRLCHPRPQPPPRPPCWTQQSGDSDLPPLSTAPPGEPAATEPPTLYLMCSPRAVPASAWSYICQLCQRRFPSQPALRKHGRSHMGQRLAQAEFCARGFQARLRGPRRVPLDEKPYECGECSKRFTLKHQMETHYRVHTALP from the exons ATGACGCGGCGGGTTGGGCTGCATAGCCCCTCGcacccagagctgctgctgcaccGGGCCAGTGAGCTGAGGCGTGCGCGGGCCCTGTGTGACACACTGGTGCGTGTGGGCCAGCAGGACTTCCCAGCCCACAGCTTGGTGCTGGCCAGTGCCAGCCGCACCCTGGCCcggctcctcctgccacagggccCCAGCAAGCTCTGCAGCCTGGACTTCCTCACACCCACCACCTTCCAGCACGCCTTGGACTTCGCCTATTCCGGCAGCCTGGAAGTGGCGGCCGAGGAGCTTGCCAGTCTCCTGGCCACTGCCCGGGTCCTGGAGAtggaggagctggagcaggcaTGTCTCAGGGTGCTGGGAACTGGAGGTCACGATGGGACAGGTGTTGGCAACAGGGCTGGTGGCCATGGTGTGGTTGCCACTGGTGACAAGGCTGGTGGCCACGATGGGGCTGTCATCGGTGACAGGGCTGGTGGCCATGATGGGGTTGCCATTGGTGACGGAACTGGCAGTCATGACGGGGTTGCCATCGGCGATAGAGCTGATGGCCATGATGGGGCTGCAGGCCATGATGGGGTGGGTGACCAAGACTCAAGGAAGGAGACAGTGGATGGGATGCCCCAGATGCAGTCTTTGGTCACCAGCCCTGTTGGCGAGACTGTAGTGCCAGGCAATCAGGAGCTAGTTTTATTGGCTGATGGGCCCTGCCTTGGCCTGGCTAGGCCAGACAGCCAGGGGAGCCAACTCCAAGATGGCGGCTTGGCACCCAGCTGGGTTCTGTTTGAACAATACTCCCACAAACCGCGGGGAAGCGTCATTGCAGCCACAGCCCGGCCTCTACCTCAGGAACGCTGCGCCCATCCCTGGCCACCGGAGGCGCTCTGGGGGCCAGATGGGGTGGTCACTGgctaccagccctgcccaccaTTGCTCAGCTACCAGCTGCGGACACTGCCTTCCCCCTTGGGTGACCTGGGGCCTGGGCACATGGCCCTTTCGGCGTCGGTGGGATTCCATGGCTACGTCCGACCCGTCCCCTGCAGGCTGGAAACGGggaagccaggcacccccgctggGATGGCGGGCAGGGAGAAGCAACTGGACAACCAGAG GGCCACTTGCTCTCCTCTTCTAAGCCAGTTTCAGAACCAGCGTGGCTGTGCTTCAGTCTGGCTCTCCTGGCACCCAGATAAGTGTTCTCAAGCAATTCCTAAGGGTTGCTCACATTTTTTTGCAGAGCCTGTCTCCCAGCTAAG GCTGCTGGCGGCTCCGGCCAAGAGCTCCGACCACGACGTCTGTCCCCCGAGGCGCCCGGACGCCCTGCGCCTCCCACGGCTCTGCCACCCAC ggccccagccacccccccgccCTCCATGCTGGACTCAGCAAAGCGGTGACAGTGACCTGCCGCCCCTGAGCACAGCGCCCCCAGGAG agccagctgccacGGAGCCACCCACCCTGTACCTGATGTGCAGCCCCCGGGCCGTGCCGGCCAGTGCCTGGAGCTACATCTGCCAGCTGTGCCAGCGgcggttccccagccagcccgcgcTGCGCAAACATGGCCGCAGCCACATGG GCCAGCGACTGGCGCAGGCGGAGTTCTGTGCCCGCGGGTTCCAGGCCAGGCTGCGGGGGCCCCGGCGGGTGCCTCTGGACGAGAAGCCCTATGAGTGTGGCGAGTGCAGCAAGCGCTTCACCCTCAAGCACCAGATGGAGACACACTATCGAGTGCACACAG CGCTCCCGTGA
- the ZBTB32 gene encoding zinc finger and BTB domain-containing protein 32 isoform X1, with product MTRRVGLHSPSHPELLLHRASELRRARALCDTLVRVGQQDFPAHSLVLASASRTLARLLLPQGPSKLCSLDFLTPTTFQHALDFAYSGSLEVAAEELASLLATARVLEMEELEQACLRVLGTGGHDGTGVGNRAGGHGVVATGDKAGGHDGAVIGDRAGGHDGVAIGDGTGSHDGVAIGDRADGHDGAAGHDGVGDQDSRKETVDGMPQMQSLVTSPVGETVVPGNQELVLLADGPCLGLARPDSQGSQLQDGGLAPSWVLFEQYSHKPRGSVIAATARPLPQERCAHPWPPEALWGPDGVVTGYQPCPPLLSYQLRTLPSPLGDLGPGHMALSASVGFHGYVRPVPCRLETGKPGTPAGMAGREKQLDNQRATCSPLLSQFQNQRGCASVWLSWHPDKCSQAIPKGCSHFFAEPVSQLRLLAAPAKSSDHDVCPPRRPDALRLPRLCHPRPQPPPRPPCWTQQSGDSDLPPLSTAPPGEPAATEPPTLYLMCSPRAVPASAWSYICQLCQRRFPSQPALRKHGRSHMGQRLAQAEFCARGFQARLRGPRRVPLDEKPYECGECSKRFTLKHQMETHYRVHTGEKPFQCKLCPQRSRDYSAMIKHLRTHGGAAPYRCTLCCQFCPSLAAMQKHMKGHCPEELPSDWTIETTYLYSCSTSS from the exons ATGACGCGGCGGGTTGGGCTGCATAGCCCCTCGcacccagagctgctgctgcaccGGGCCAGTGAGCTGAGGCGTGCGCGGGCCCTGTGTGACACACTGGTGCGTGTGGGCCAGCAGGACTTCCCAGCCCACAGCTTGGTGCTGGCCAGTGCCAGCCGCACCCTGGCCcggctcctcctgccacagggccCCAGCAAGCTCTGCAGCCTGGACTTCCTCACACCCACCACCTTCCAGCACGCCTTGGACTTCGCCTATTCCGGCAGCCTGGAAGTGGCGGCCGAGGAGCTTGCCAGTCTCCTGGCCACTGCCCGGGTCCTGGAGAtggaggagctggagcaggcaTGTCTCAGGGTGCTGGGAACTGGAGGTCACGATGGGACAGGTGTTGGCAACAGGGCTGGTGGCCATGGTGTGGTTGCCACTGGTGACAAGGCTGGTGGCCACGATGGGGCTGTCATCGGTGACAGGGCTGGTGGCCATGATGGGGTTGCCATTGGTGACGGAACTGGCAGTCATGACGGGGTTGCCATCGGCGATAGAGCTGATGGCCATGATGGGGCTGCAGGCCATGATGGGGTGGGTGACCAAGACTCAAGGAAGGAGACAGTGGATGGGATGCCCCAGATGCAGTCTTTGGTCACCAGCCCTGTTGGCGAGACTGTAGTGCCAGGCAATCAGGAGCTAGTTTTATTGGCTGATGGGCCCTGCCTTGGCCTGGCTAGGCCAGACAGCCAGGGGAGCCAACTCCAAGATGGCGGCTTGGCACCCAGCTGGGTTCTGTTTGAACAATACTCCCACAAACCGCGGGGAAGCGTCATTGCAGCCACAGCCCGGCCTCTACCTCAGGAACGCTGCGCCCATCCCTGGCCACCGGAGGCGCTCTGGGGGCCAGATGGGGTGGTCACTGgctaccagccctgcccaccaTTGCTCAGCTACCAGCTGCGGACACTGCCTTCCCCCTTGGGTGACCTGGGGCCTGGGCACATGGCCCTTTCGGCGTCGGTGGGATTCCATGGCTACGTCCGACCCGTCCCCTGCAGGCTGGAAACGGggaagccaggcacccccgctggGATGGCGGGCAGGGAGAAGCAACTGGACAACCAGAG GGCCACTTGCTCTCCTCTTCTAAGCCAGTTTCAGAACCAGCGTGGCTGTGCTTCAGTCTGGCTCTCCTGGCACCCAGATAAGTGTTCTCAAGCAATTCCTAAGGGTTGCTCACATTTTTTTGCAGAGCCTGTCTCCCAGCTAAG GCTGCTGGCGGCTCCGGCCAAGAGCTCCGACCACGACGTCTGTCCCCCGAGGCGCCCGGACGCCCTGCGCCTCCCACGGCTCTGCCACCCAC ggccccagccacccccccgccCTCCATGCTGGACTCAGCAAAGCGGTGACAGTGACCTGCCGCCCCTGAGCACAGCGCCCCCAGGAG agccagctgccacGGAGCCACCCACCCTGTACCTGATGTGCAGCCCCCGGGCCGTGCCGGCCAGTGCCTGGAGCTACATCTGCCAGCTGTGCCAGCGgcggttccccagccagcccgcgcTGCGCAAACATGGCCGCAGCCACATGG GCCAGCGACTGGCGCAGGCGGAGTTCTGTGCCCGCGGGTTCCAGGCCAGGCTGCGGGGGCCCCGGCGGGTGCCTCTGGACGAGAAGCCCTATGAGTGTGGCGAGTGCAGCAAGCGCTTCACCCTCAAGCACCAGATGGAGACACACTATCGAGTGCACACAG GCGAGAAGCCGTTCCAGTGCAAGCTTTGTCCCCAGCGCTCCCGTGACTACTCTGCCATGATCAAGCACCTGCGGACCCACGGCGGCGCCGCCCCCTATCGCTGCACCCTCTGCTGCCAGTTCTGCCCCAGCTTGGCCGCTATGCAGAAGCACATGAAGGGCCACTGCCCCGAGGAGCTGCCCTCAGACTGGACGATTGAGACCACCTACCTCtactcctgctccacctcctcctga